DNA from Pelodiscus sinensis isolate JC-2024 chromosome 1, ASM4963464v1, whole genome shotgun sequence:
TAGCGGAACATTTTACTGAATTGTTACCTAATCAGAGACTCATGAGAGAGAAGGATTGAATCCTGTAGTGCACTGATCACATTCTAGAAGGTCCCAAGCACCTCAGCTCCCACTAGAGTCAGAGAGCTGTACAAAATGTTACAGGTGGCCCTCCGCATCTTGCtggccacattttttttttttttacaaaaagatGCAAATTCAGTTAATCTAAATTCAGGTCAAATTGTTTTTTGGAGGGTTactggaaaggagggggagggatttgttttaatcaaaatatttggCTTTGACATTTCCTAAAttcaataaatatatttgaagcaccctttttaattttgaattttactgatttattttttttaaacaaggttaAAAACACAAACAGTTCTTTCAACTTTGTTTACACTAATTCAGCCattacactgaaaaaaaatcaatgatttgCACAGCTCTTCCTAAGGCACTTGCCAAATTGTATACTCTTTTCTCACGCAAAATGGCTGGCTGGAGCCAGTGGGACTACACCCATGactgcaggatctggcccattgccCTTGAATTGTGTGTTGACACTTCTTAACAATTAAACCCTTCCATTAATGGTTGTTCTGTTTTTGTTTCCGAAGCATTACTTCAGTCAAGAGGACTGCATGTTTAAACACAGAACACTGGAAAATGGATATGATGTGTACCAGTCTCCCAAGCACAACTTCCTGGTCAGCCTGGGCAGGAATAAACAAGCTTTCTTCCCTGGTATGAATCTGCCACCATACTCCCAGTTTTTGCCCAGGAGAAATGAAATCCCTCTGATCCGATTCAACACACCCGAACCCCACAGGCACACTAGGAATGCAGATGTTGATCCCCTCCAGATTTTGATCCCTCGGGGAGAGGCTTTTGACACAGGACCTCAGAGGTTGCAGACTCACTTTGATCACCTGCCTAGAGAACCCATGAGAATCAATCCAAATGATGTAGTCAGCCCGGATGACCCACTCGCCATGATGGATGTCAGAAGGAATGCAAGTCCACGCCTTTACATTACAAGATAGCCAGGGCCACATCTCTGCAGAGTGGAGACGCGGGTGAATATATTAGAGAGAACTGGCTAGCCCCTCAACATCTTTTATATTCAGTTTTCACAAGGTCTGTTAGAAACCTGAAAAGCATTGAAAACTTTTGAATTCAAGCTTTGTTCTTGTAGGTGACTTACAGAAACATGCAATTGTATGTTATTTTATAGGTCATTTATttcacttgaaataagctgtatTTGCAAGGTAATAACACCAACCGAACATTTTAGGATCTTGACTCCCTTCTAGCTTACATCAGAGTTATTCCACCAAAGGCTGAGTCATTGACATTTTGTTACTGACATGTCTGAGAAGAGAATCAGGTTTAGAATGTTTGAAACGCTAACTTAgacagggaaaacttaaaaaacaacaaatagtccagtagcaccttaaagactaacaaaacatatgtgtcatgagctttcatgggcaaaaacaacttcttcagatgaccagaagaagtgggttttgcccatgaaagctcatgataccatctacatgttttgttagtctttaaggtgctactagactacgtgttgttttaaaagcttttcctgttacagactctctcagctacccctctgaagctcataGACAGGGAAGTTTGCTTCTAATCTACTCTTCAAACTCTAGGTCAGGAGGCTGCACAAGCACAGCAGTGTAAATAAGTGATTGTGTATTATACAGAAAAGTTTATGATGTAAATTTTTGGTAATTAAGATTAGAGGCTGAGTCTCATCTCACTCTAGTGAGAATCAGGAGTTAGAGGAGTTTTGCTGGTGTAAAAGTAGAGTAAACGATGGGAGAATTTGATCCTAATAACTGACATACTAGTTGGAATACAATAAGAACCGGCTCAAACTAAACCCAAACTAAAATTACTTTGAGGTATGGAAAAATTCAGATAGCTTTTCTACTTGTTTTGTTCATAACTGGTTCTATACCATACTTCTGGTGGTCAACTGTGTCCCAGAAAAGAGGTGTATAAGTACAGAGAGAAGAGATAGAGTCTTAGAATTTCAACGCAGGAAAAAATAGGAAATATCAGAAATAACAAATTGTGATACTAGTGCATGGAACAGGTTAGCATGTATGGTGTGCACGTCAAAGAATCTGTGTTTCTTTATCTGGGCATTTTCTCCTCCCAGTACAGATTTAGCTGCGTATATTTAACAGCCCTTAGACATGCTAATACTGTATAAAAGATCTCGGCTGTAGGGGCATCTATAAGATACAGCAAGCCTTATTTTGATCTCACACTTATGACCATCAAAAGTTAACTGCATTGAAgcagtggagttacaccagaaGTAGTATCAGAGTAAGGAGCATTGCTTTCAGTGGAATTGCTCTGGATTGACAAGTGAGCAAAGGAGCTGCCTTGCAAAATATCTTTTGCTTTCTAAATGGCTTTACCATCAAAGTTTGATCTGGAATAGACTTTGGGCCTGTTTCTGCTCTCTCAGTAGTTTTAACTGTGTaagtccattgatttcaatggaattactccTGATTGACACCAGCATATATGAGAGAAGAATCAGGTCCAGTGTTCCAAAAACAGGAAAATTCTTTAAACCAACAACAAATACAATTTAGCTTCAAAAGGAAAACTCAAGCCTAAAAGGATGAGGGAGAGGTTCTTACCATCTACATTTTGGTAAATTGGTAAATTTCTTGCCATCTAAATTTTAGCAGGACCATGCTGGGCAGGTAAAactatttatatataatatatttaaTAGTTTCACTTGATTCCCATGCATTTCTGATTGGACTTTGCAACAATAGTTATGAGAGAAAGACTGCATGCACTTTGGCCCTTTTCTGGTACCTTTAAGTGGAATTAACACCTGAAATAGCCTAAAGGAAAAATCATTCTCCTTTAATGATTTAAGATGGATTGAGAGTTGAGCATTAAGAATAAATATATATTCTAGCAGGGCCTAATTCTCCTCTCATACCAATGTAATTGTTTGCTTTAGTGGAGTTGCTTCTGATTACACCAGCATACAAGGAGGAAATCAAATCCATAATCTAAATTAAGGGCGTATACTGCAACCCATAGTCACATGAGTGATCCTGCTGAACTTATGCTGAACATCCAGCAGATgtttagctggtgtaaattgtctccactgacttcaaagaggTCTCTAGGATATGAGTCAATGAGTGTAAAGGCTTGTATAAGTAAGAGTTGTAGAACTCCATCCTGGTGTAATATATTACACTACAACCATACACACAAGAAatgatggggggctgggatgcgaaaaaaaagttgtttatcaatggaaaataatgtatttaattGGGGCCATTTGGTCCCTGTGTGCTAAGAGGAAATGTAGATTGGCTTGTGCCTCAAAGCATAAATTTAACCCTACAGAACAGAAGTGGGATTAGAGAGTTCATGGTTCTAAAGGGGTGCTGGCCATCACCAGCTTTTAAGAAGAAAGTACTTGTTTATATtgcagtatttatttatttattgaatgGTTACACATGGCAGAATATTTATAATGTATTCAAAACCTCTTTCCTTttataaaaattcaaataaacctttttttcctcaaatggTAGCTCTTGCCTTTTTACCAACCTTGCACCTTCATAAGACTCAGGTTTCTCAAGGGGTGAACAAGCCTATATATAGCAGCAGCCCTGCATCCAGCCAGATCAGGTCTTACTTTTGACCAAACATACActcactggggggagggagtgttctGGGGGATTAGAAAGGGCAAACCCAACCAAACCTTTCATCTTTGCTCTGAGAGAATCCTTCCAGTGCTGGCCCAGAATGACTGTGATACTGGCCAGCTTCAGTAAAGTGCTGAGAGCGCTCTGGGTGATTAATTACAGGCATTGGTATTACCATCTCATTGCCATCCATTGACCTGCATGAAGTGTGTGGGTGGTTCCCACCCTAGTCCCCATGGGATATGTATCCATGTCAAAACACCCATTGTAATTCTTGGCAGGGATTGATAATAGATCATGGCACATCAAGCACCCCCACAAACCCCTCTGGGATGATCCCAGGATCAGATTGTCCATAAGTCATCTCAGACCATTCTTAGGTTTCAGTCTCCTTGGCCCTGCCCCAAGCAACCCAGCCAAGAGAGAATGGAGAGCTCCAAAAAGGCAGGAAGCCTTTTGGACCTAAAGTACACCTTACTtgaagtggtgaggagtcctgtggcaccttatagactaactgaagtgtaggagcataagctttcgtgggcaaagacccacttcatcagatgcaagtgacaaagtgggtctttgccctcgaaagcttatgctcttacatttcagttagtctataaggtgccacaggactcctcgccgcttttgcagatccagactaagacggctactcctctgatacttactTGAATTGTTGGTGtctctcttttccctcctcccccccccttgcaccAGGTTACACTCTGCAcactagtgcagtggttcccctttttttttttatactgagGACTGGCAACATTCACCTACTTTtggtggaccggtaacattttatttgcatatctgtTACACAAATaatgaatgtgcaaataaaatgtcaCCCATCCACGgaaagccccagcccccagaaccactgcaaacagctggcttcagcttgGCCAGTCCCCCACCCCTTAAGGCTTAGagccccccaccaccagacccaCAGTACCAGAcgcctgtttccagagccccactgtacCCAACCCCTCATGCCCTCCAGTGCCAGaccccagtccccaatattatcCCCATTCCTGCCCTACCACTACTGGCCCCACCTCCGAAGCCCCCCAATGCCAGCTCCACACCCAGACGTCCCGGTGCCTAGTGTTAAGTTCCCGACCGCTTAGAGCCCACACCCCTCAAAACACCCCCAATTCAGCAGTCCGAGGgcgggcagaggggcagcaggctgcTTGGGGCGGCCCACGCGGGGACTGGGCAGAGGGTGGCGGGTCCCAGCGCGGGGAGGCGCTTGCACCGGGGTTAAGGGCTCGGCGTTTCTCGGGGGGCTGCGCGGGAAAGTCGCGCCACAACTCCGGGCCGGACGCGGCGACTCCCGGGGCTCCCCGCCGGCCAGGGCAGGGCGCGGGCGAGAGCTGCACTCACCCCTGCACGGTGCGGCCCGGCGGGATCCGCGCGGGGCTGGCAATGCGGCTCCAACCTCCCCCTTGACGCTGGTGGCTCGTCCTGCTGCAGCTCCGCCCGCACTTGGACCCCGCCCGGGCCACGCGGATCCAGCCCGGACTGGGGCCGCCGCGCAGCTCCGGCCTGGGGACCTGCTGAAGC
Protein-coding regions in this window:
- the FGF23 gene encoding fibroblast growth factor 23, with product MSQPSQCSCLNFMLFVLCSFKAIAAFPYFSSLLNPSWGETDSLIHLYTATEKNSFHLQINPDGYVDGTPHQTIYSALMIKSEDAGYVVISGVKSGRYLCMDIKGNIFGSHYFSQEDCMFKHRTLENGYDVYQSPKHNFLVSLGRNKQAFFPGMNLPPYSQFLPRRNEIPLIRFNTPEPHRHTRNADVDPLQILIPRGEAFDTGPQRLQTHFDHLPREPMRINPNDVVSPDDPLAMMDVRRNASPRLYITR